In the genome of Myroides phaeus, one region contains:
- a CDS encoding DUF4328 domain-containing protein, producing the protein MQFWVVKQLDAGVQFVNRELLRLESITNIVVALSALSGLFLLVVFVLWLYRAYANMEKLDKNIDAPKLMLIFGWIIPIYNMIVPFRWIDKLNYSTYFQLRRMQVQGGKLISSNLLLFGWIAVIIASFIRGYMQKRSVDMEYDTLMQLGIAKEVCVLTGILVMSYFISNYRKLEQKLYTASLEKLQDEDESIAEVIE; encoded by the coding sequence ATGCAGTTTTGGGTGGTTAAACAATTAGATGCAGGCGTACAGTTTGTCAATAGAGAATTACTGCGCTTAGAGAGTATTACAAATATTGTAGTCGCTTTATCTGCTTTGTCAGGACTATTTTTATTGGTAGTTTTTGTGTTGTGGTTGTACCGTGCGTATGCCAATATGGAGAAATTAGATAAGAATATAGATGCTCCGAAACTGATGCTAATATTCGGATGGATTATTCCGATTTACAATATGATAGTACCTTTCCGCTGGATAGATAAATTGAATTACAGCACGTATTTTCAGTTGAGAAGAATGCAAGTTCAAGGAGGTAAACTAATTAGTTCTAATTTGTTGTTGTTTGGATGGATTGCAGTGATTATAGCCAGCTTTATTCGCGGTTATATGCAAAAGAGAAGTGTAGATATGGAGTATGATACATTGATGCAATTAGGAATAGCTAAAGAGGTTTGTGTATTGACGGGAATCTTGGTGATGAGCTATTTTATAAGTAATTACAGGAAATTAGAGCAAAAATTATATACAGCAAGTCTTGAAAAACTACAAGATGAAGACGAGTCTATTGCTGAGGTAATCGAGTAA